From the Deltaproteobacteria bacterium genome, the window CGCGCAAGCCCTCCTACCGGCCGGGAGTGGTCCACGTACAGTTCGAGACCCGCGGCGCCGACGGGCGGGCGATGCAGCTCGACTGCTCGCTCTACACCCAGCGAGGAGCCTACCGGCGCCCGCACCAATACATCTCCGTGGCCAAGCTGAAGCTGGCCGTCCCGCCCGGTGCGCGGCTGACCGATCTCCTGCACGAGCTCACCGACTTCGAGGCGGCGCGACGCATGCCCGAGCTGAAGGACCCCGCCGAGGGGACGCGAGACCTGATGGCCAACGTCCTGGCGGTGCGGCGCGAGCGAACGCAGAGTCCGCGGCTCACGACACCCGACCTGATGCACGGGGCGCTCCACGCCCTCTACCTGCTCAATCGGCGGGAGATGGAGATCGACCCGGAGTCGGTGCAGGCCATCCGGGAGCTCACGCCGCGCGGGGTGCGCGGCTTCTTCCAGGGCGGGACGGCGGATCAGCAGCGACGCCGCGCGCTCTACGTCTTCAGCCCCTTCCGGGTGGGCGAGGGGCGGCGCAGCTTCCGTGTCGTGGCGGAGATCGGCGCCGAGCTCGAGCTCTGGCCCAAGGTCTTTCGCGGCCTCGCGGTGGTGGTGCGCGATGGCGCGCGGTGGGAGCGTACCCTCGCGCGACTCGAGTTCGCGCACGCTCACGCCGAGCGCGTGCGTCTCGCGCAAGGCCAGGGGAGCGTGGGCTGGGCGCGCGTCTTCGCGGTGGCGGCGCTCCTCAGCGACCTCTCACCGTCGGAGCTCGAGCACGCCATGGCGGGACTGCCCGGTCTGCTCGAGGAGGTGCCGCGGGGGTCGACGACGCTCGTGAGCCGTCGCCTGCTGCGCGAGGGGTATCGCTACTTCCACGCGGCGCAGCCCGGGGAGCTGGCCGCGCGCCCTATCTCGGAGCTCCCCGCGTGGGCCAGGCCCGCAGCGCCTCCGCGGCGTCTCTCCCTCCCGGCGCGACCGGCCTTTCTGAGTCGTCGTTAAGAGGTCCCTAGCGGTCGCGGCTCGGGGCGCGGTTCCGTCGCGCGCGCCGAGGCCCGACGAGCGCCAGCGCGAGGCCGAGGGCGAGCAGGCCGAGGAGCCCATCTCGCGTCGACCCTCCGGCGGCGCTGCACCCGCCCATTACTGCCGTCGGGTTGTCGTGATCCTCCGGTGCAGCCTCGGGCAGCATGGCCGTCGTCCCGGCGTCGGGGCTGTTCCAGACGGGAGCCGGCGCCGACGGCACACCCGCGTCCGCGCGGGGGGCCACGGGGGCTCGGGCGTCGTGTCGAACTCCCTGGTCGGCCGACGGAGGTCGGGGCGGCGACGGTGGCGGAGGCGGCGTGTTCACGCATGCGGGGGACCAGGAACCGCCGCCGCTCAGGTTCTCGCGACCGCCGAGCGGCTCGGGGACGACCGCGGTGCCGCCGTAGGGCCCTCCGGCGATCTTGGCGTCCCGATGCACGGCGAAGTGGACGTGCGGAGCGGTGCTGTTCCCCGTCGATCCCATGTTGCCGATCGTCTCGCCGATCACCACCTTC encodes:
- a CDS encoding M23 family metallopeptidase; this translates as MAQRSRHLHRAQGALVAASVALVASLSGPEAAARTTPNSGAVGLPPGVELQTPLPCGVRTRVTCSYGCGGHTGTVNGSSSNDYYALDIQRDEAGGGDGKPLVAAATGVVRYASWATGGWSSYGLMVLIEHDFGDGHRYVTLYAHMSKIGVAVGQKVVIGETIGNMGSTGNSTAPHVHFAVHRDAKIAGGPYGGTAVVPEPLGGRENLSGGGSWSPACVNTPPPPPSPPRPPSADQGVRHDARAPVAPRADAGVPSAPAPVWNSPDAGTTAMLPEAAPEDHDNPTAVMGGCSAAGGSTRDGLLGLLALGLALALVGPRRARRNRAPSRDR